The following is a genomic window from Prunus persica cultivar Lovell chromosome G7, Prunus_persica_NCBIv2, whole genome shotgun sequence.
ctaaCAGGTGGAATGGTCTGAAAACACTCAAGATTGAATACGCGATTAATTTCCCCTAATGGTCAAACCGGTACACTgtggggtccacgacctcCTATTACCAATCCGAGAGTTCCTATAGGTTCAACACACTTTACTAAACATGCtttgcaagtttggtccgaatCAAACGGTCGAATCGCTTATGATCGCACAATCGTACGGTTACCGTTTAcctaaactttgaattattgaattgGAGTATCCAGGACTCCGATTCTCGATCCACGAATTTCTACACGATGCTAGAGgtgcctagatcaacatatttgaGAATGAAGTAATGTGCGATATCCGATCGACAGTCAAATGATAATCAAAATGAAATCCGAGCATACCTTCTGGCTCAGGATGACGTGGGGATCATTTTAGGACCAAAGCCCAACATTGACACCCGCTGACGCGCACCACCACCAATGGGTGTGTAGAGCCATTTTTCGACGATCAGAAAACTCCAAATCGCTAGCCAATATTCATACCTGAAGATCAAGCACATCAAGGGGAGTAACTTTATACCTTTGCTTGAAGATCAATTCAACCATTAAAACCCTCGAACGAACGATTTTGTCTTTGAAAAACCTAGAAAGTTTTGGGTTTGGATTTGAAAATTTCTACTTgaaattgggtcgggtcttTGAGGGAAATCACATAGGGAAGGTAGGGGAGTGTTTTGGAAGTGATTTGGTGGCGGGTGATGGTCGGAGTTGGCCAGAATAGGTGTCGGTGGCCACTGTTTGAAACAGCCCATTTTTCGGCTCACTTTGGCTCGAATTTTGGGTTTAATTCCTTGGATTTGAGGGCTGGAAATTGGTATGGATGTGTAGAGGAGAGAAAGACGAAGAAAATGGGACCAAAATTATAGCCGGAGACAGCCAGACGTGGCCAGAAATGCGGCCAGATGCCACTGACATTGCGACTGGTTGAacggaagagagagagagagagagagtgaggttTCGCGtgagatgagagagaaagggagatatggttttttttaaaaaactgacttcaaaataattacgattgtgccactggaattcttttgatcgtaacttcttcaATATAACTCcaatttgagcccactatgtCTCTATGGACTCATCTCGACGCTCTAAGCAATAATACTACTAAAATCCCTAGATTCCTTCCggaacaaaaagtcaacttttaacccattaaaatattctcggggtaaaattgtcttttacttgaataaattaataattaaatattaatttaggatcaGGTTATTACAATCTAccccccttataaaaatttcgtcctcGAAATTTCATACCTATCACTCAAAGAGATAAGGGTACTGGGCCGGCATCTGCTCATCGGGTTCCCAAGTGACCTCCTCCACAGCGTGACTCCTCCACAGAACTTTCACAAGTGGAATTTCTCTAGAATGTAATACTTGTATCTTCCAATCCAAAATCTGAACGGGTTGCTCCACATTACTCAAATCATCCTTCAATTCTATTGGTTGCGACTCTAGAATATGAGAAGGATATGAAATATACTTTTGGAGCATGGAAACGTGGAATATGTTGTGTAAGCGAGAAAGTTTCCAAGGTAAAGCAAGTCTATAGGCTACTGGGCCCACACGCTCCAAAATCTCGTATGACTCGATGTAATGAGGGCTTAACTTTCCCCGCTTTCCAAATCTCACTACACCTTTCCACGGCGACAACTTTAAGAATACCCCGTCACCAACCTCAAACTGAAGATCCTTCCTTGAGTCTTTCTCTGATCAATTTGACCTTCTCCTTTGTTGCCTTAATATCTTCTGATACTTCCAATCTCTGCTCACctaatttaataaattggaGTCATACATTGTCATCCATACAAGGCATCGTAGGGCGACGTCCCGATGCTTGATTGATAACTATTATTATATGCAAACTCCATGAGAGGTAGTTTATCATTCCCATCTCCCCGAAACTGTAGCGCACAAGCTCTTAACATATCTTCCAAGGTTTGAATCGTTCTTTTCGACTGTCCATCAGTCTGGGGATGAAATCCAGTACTCAACTACAATTGAGTCCCAAAAGCTTCATGTAACTTTGTCCAAAAATGGGACGTAAATCGAGGATCTCTATCTGACACAATAGATACTAGTACCCCATGCAATCTTACAATTTCAGCAATAAAGATTTTGGCCAATTTATTCAGAGTATAAGTTGCTTTCACCGGCAGAAAATGAGCAGACTTGGTGGGTCGATCCAGTATTACCCAAAGTCCATCATGATTGCTCCATGTCCGAGGAAGTTTGAACACAAAGTCCATAGTAATGTGCTCCCACTTCCACTCAGGAATCGGAAGTAGTTGCAGCAACCCCGTTGGTTTTTGCCGTTCTACCTTGACCTGCTAACAAATCAAACATTTACTTACATATTATGCTATTCCCTTCTTCATGAAAGGCCACCAATAATGCTCCCTCAGGGTATAGTACATCTTTGTACTGCCAGGATGCATGGCGAAGGCCGAACAATGAGCCTCCTCAAGAATTTCCCTCTTTAGAGCTTCATCCCCAGGTACATACAATCTTGTTCCTACCATCAAAGATCTATCTTTCCTCACCGAATAATCTATTCTTGTACCATTCTCGACTTCCAACCTTAATGTGCAGATTAACGGATCATGCATTTGGGCTTCGATAATTCGTTCAACCAACACCGGTCTTTCGTAGAGAGCAGCAAGTAAAGCTCCCTGATCATCCAGACTTAACCTAACTCTAGACTCCTCAACTCCACCAACAATGGAAGATACTTCCCTCGGAGATAAGCCAAGGATAGAGATGACTTCCTACTAAGAGCATCAACCACAACATTAGCTCTCCCAGGATGATGTTCAATGATGCAGTCATAGTCCTTTATCAATTCTAACCACCTCATTTGTCTTAAATTCAATTCCTTCTGGGTGAacaaatattttaaacttcATGATCCGTAAAAATTTGACACATTTCCCCATATAGATAATGTCGCCAAATCTTTAGGCCGAACACCACTGCAGCAAACTCCAAATCATGAGTAAGATAATTCAACTCATGCTTCTTGAGTTGCCTAGAAGCATAAGCAATAACCTTACCATGTTGTATCAACACACAACCTAACCCATGTCGTGATGCATCACTGTAGATAACAAAGTTTCCACTATCATTAGGGGAGTGTCAATACCGGAGCAGTTGTCAACCTGGTTTTGAGTTCATTGAAGCTTTCTTCACATTTGTTCGTCCATTCAAACCTAACTCCTTTTCTTGTCAAACAAGTGAGATGTGTCGCTATAGTAGAGAAACCCTCCACAAAGCGACAACAATACCCAGCTAGCCCAAGAAAACTTCGTACCTTAGTGACATTAGTTGGTCGTGGCCAATTTACCATTGCTTTCGCCTTTTGGGGATCCACATAAATACGTTCTGCAGAAATCACGTGCCCCAACAAACTCACTCTGTCTAACCAGAACTGACATTTGCTGAACTTTGCATACAACTGCCTCCTCCTTAAAGTTCTTAGCACAATTTCGAAGTGCTTCATATGctccttttgatttttagAATACACAAGAATGTCATCTATGAATACAATCACAAAGCGATCCAAGTAACGTTGGAACACTCTGTTCATGAGATCCATAAATGTTGTTGGCGCATTAGTCAGCCCAAAAGGCATCACTTAAAACTCATAATGGCCATACCTTGTCCGAAAAACAGTCTTAGGTACATCATCTTCCCTGATCCACAATAGATGATAGCTTGATCTCAAATCAATCTTAGAAAACACTTTAGCACCCTTCAACTGATCAAACAAGTCGTCAATGTGAGGCAATGGATATCTGTTCTGCATGGTGACCTTATTCAACTGTCTATAATCAATGCACAACTTCATGGTGCTATCCTTCTTATTCACGAACAGTACTGGTGCACCCCAAGGAGAAAAACTAGATTGGATGAAACCCTTGTCCACCAACTCCTGCAACTGAGTTTTCAACTCTCTCAATTATGCTGGTGCCATTCTATACGATGCCTTAGAAATAAGATTTGTTCCTGGGATAAGTTCAATAGTGAATTCAATCTCCCGCTCCAGACATAATCCAGGAAGATCTTCTAGGAACACATCCAGAAACTCTCGTACCACAGGAATATCTTCCAACCGCAATCCATTACCCCGTGTATCAATCACATGAGCCAAGTATCTTGAGCATCCCTTTCTAAGTAACTATCTCGCCATCATGGCTAAATTGAGGCAAGATGGAAGAACTCTATGCTCCCCGTAGAAAGTCACCTCAGGTCCTCCAAGACTACGAAATACGACCTCCTTCCGAAAATAGTCAATCGAAGCATCATGCTTGGCTAACCAATCCATACCTAGAATGACGTCTAAATCGACAATATCCGAAGGACCTTTAGGAATACATCCCCTACTATAACTGAATTATTTCTGTAAACCGTACCAGCCATAAAAACATCTGCCGTGGGTACAAAAATAGCAAGCTCCTCACGCAGGGCAACGAGTCTCACATCAGCGTTATGGGCAAAACTATGTTTAACAAAAGAATATGTAGCCCCGGGGTCAATCAAGACATGTGCAGGAATTCCGAAGGCTGGTAACATACCTATGATGACGTTTGGTGAAGCATGTCCCTCTTGCTAAGTCATATTATAGACCCGGCCGGTTGCTCTAGAACGTCCATCACGTCCCCTCTGTTGACTTCCTCCTCTGCTAGCCGTACTAGTCTGGGGCCCACTGGATGAGGCTTCCACAAACTGAGACGTATCCTGCACTTGGCTTTGTACACCACTCCCCTGGGTAGGCCTAGCAGTGATTTCTCTACCTTGCAGTAGCATCGGGCACTCCCTCCCAAAATGCCCCAACTGTCAACAATTATAACACCCAGAGGTACCCTACTGACAAGGCCCAATATGATATCTATTGCACAAGGCATACTGGGGGCCATTTCTTCCACTATATACGTTCTGCAATTGTCTCCCAGAGCCTCTAGTTGTACCACCATCATAACAGGGTCTAGGACTACCACTCTGATTAGATCCACCACTGGAACTAACCCCAGCTCAAAAACCTTCATAACTTCGGCCACTAGACAATCTGAAGCTGAAGCTACCCCTCTTGGATGACCCCTGACTGGGACCACCCATATCATACTGACACTAGTGGGAATCACCTCGTCCCCGTACCATCATCTAGCTGCTCTCAATCAACGAAGCAGACATTACCAGGTCACCAAAATTTACCAGACGTTGTCCCACCAGAATATCACGGATGGATGCCTTCAAGCCCCTAGTAAATAGTTGACACTTCTTTCTCTCGTCTGCTACCAGTGGTGCGCAATACTTGGACAACTCattaaatttcttttcatattcTAGCACCGTCATGCTGCCCTATTCAAGCTGAAGGAACTCCTCCATCTTCATGTTTTTATAAGCTAGAGTTTAGAACTGCTAATCAAATACAGTCTGAAATACTTGCCATGTGATGGCCGACGGGTCCTGATACCGTCTTCTTACTGATTCCCACTAGTACCTCACATTtctggaaagaaagaagggagcCAACACCACTTAGCGCTCATGTGGAATGTCCATCACATTCATAattctttccattttctcGATCCATTCTTCAACTATAGCGGGGTCAACATCACCATTAAACTCCACTGCCCCTATCCTTCTAGCCTGATCCGCATAAGTCAAAGTTGCATCCCTAGTATGCCCAGTCTGAGATAAGGCCTAAGTCAACAACTCTAATGtttgttgaaaatttgggTCAACTGGTAGCGTGACCATTGCTGGTATTGCCCTTGTCGGATCTCCTACAAATGATTGCTCAACCTGTTCCGGTGCCGGACCCGGAATAGGGTAGTCCTCCGGCTCAGGAGGGGGATCCTGTCCCCAAAGTTGAGACGACTGACGAGTCCTTCTATGAGTCCCACCACGATTAGGGCCCTATTATTCTGTCACAAGAAACATGAATTTATCTAAACATGAATTCATATAAGGCGCGAAGTCTACAGGAATTTAAACttaatgctctgataccaagttgacaggacccaacccaaattccactttggaatctgaaCTGAACCTTGTGCGTGTCTGACACCTGGCAAGTGCCTAGCACACTTGACCAAATTGTCCTTCTaactaaaattcaaattttctttttagcttTGACTTTTGAAGAAAATTCAGCAGAGTCTCCTCTAGAAATTACAAGAATAGTTCAATTACAGTAGAAACCCTACATAGAGAGAAAAGGATGAATGGTGGTGATGATCGCCTGGTGGTGGTGCTCTAGTACATGACTACTGCCTAGGGGcgcaaaatatttaaaaatgtgagtggacaaaagaaagttttagaaaatataatatcaacatactaaccccattgttaaaaaatttgaaaattcatttatatccATGTTCTATATTCGTACAAAAATCAAGCATGCATATCTACAGATCAAGCACAACAAGGGGAACAATTTTCTAGAGATCAGAAAACTCTAAACCGCCTGCCAATATTCATACCTATAGATCAAGCACATCAAGGGGAGTAACTTTAAACCTTTGATTGAAGATCAATTCCACCGTTAAAGCCCTCAAACAAACGATTTTGTCTTTGAAAAACCTAGAAAGATTTGGGTTTGGATTTGACAATTTCTACTTGAATTTGAGGGCTGGAAATTGGTATGGATGCATAGAGGagatagagaaaaagaaaatgggacCAAAATCATAGCCGAAGACGGCCGGACATGGCCAAAAACGCCGCCGGAGCCATTGACTTCACAGCTGGCTGAacggaagagagagagagagtgaggttTCAcgtgagaggagagagaaagagagatctggttttttttttaaaaaaaaaaaaactgacttcgaaataattacaattgtgccactggacttcttttgatcgtaacttcttcaATATAACTCCGATTTAAGCCCACTACATGTCTTTAGAATCATCTCAATGTGCTCTACGCACCGGTACTACTAAAACCCCCAGATTCCTTTCCGAAAAAAAGTTAACTTTTAAcccattaaaatatatattctcgacgtaaaattgtcttttacttgaataaattaataattaaatattaatttaggattTGGTATTACAAATTGTGCACTAAGGGAGGTTTAGTAGATGCACATTTTAGATAAATTCTGAAATAAATTGTAGGATCATCAATCACATATAAAATCGAATTCTTAACTAAAAAGTGGGAGagtttttttagttgttttgGTAGGGCAtcaattattcttttttcttcaattaaaAAACCTCCATTGTAGTTAAAATTGttaaaatctaaaaatatGAGAGAATGGTATGAGAGAATAGAGACAGAGAACTACAAAGCAATTTTCTGGTTTCTCCCACTTGATTACTTTGTATAACTTACAGAGGAATTTATACAAGAAGCAGGCTTGCTAACGAAGCTCAATATTAATTACAAGTAGGTAGATTGCAGTTGGTCTTGAGCTCCTAGTCCTTGAGCCCCTAATCCTGGAGATTGCAGCAGCCTCCTAAAGTCAGGCCAACCTCATTAATAAGCCAACCTACAGCTAGTCTAGTTAACACTCTCTACCCACCCTCccaagttggtgcatagatatcgccaatgcccaacttcACCAATGAGTTGTCGAATACTTTACTAGAAACTATCTTTGTTAATATATCAGCCAACTGGTCTTCTGACTTGACAAACGGGAGCTGAATTTCTTTGGCCTCAAGTTTCTGCTTAATGAAATGTCAATCCaattcaacatgtttagtGTGATCATGTTGAACTAGATTGTGTGCAATGGATATTGTGGCCTTGTTGTCACACTGCAAGTGCATTTCTGACGTAGGAGCATATCCAATTTCTGTAAGTAATTTCTTTAACTAAAGGAGTTCGCAAATTCCTTTGGTCGTACTTATGAATTCGACTTCTCCACTAGATAAGGCAACTACAATCTATTTCTTACTTCTCCAAGTAACCTAAAGTTGATCGTTTATCAGTAACATTCCccgcccaatctgcatctatATATCCACTAATATAATGATAATCATTTTTAGAGAACATAAGTCTTTTTCTTGGTGCCGACTTTAAATATTTGAGAATTCAAAGAACCACATTTATATGTTCTTCACTTGGACAATCCATAAACTGACTAACAACACT
Proteins encoded in this region:
- the LOC109950320 gene encoding uncharacterized protein LOC109950320 — its product is MKLCIDYRQLNKVTMQNRYPLPHIDDLFDQLKGAKVFSKIDLRSSYHLLWIREDDVPKTVFRTRQLKKHELNYLTHDLEFAAVEVISILGLSPREVSSIVGGVEESRVRLSLDDQGALLAALYERPVLVERIIEAQMHDPLICTLRLEVENGTRIDYSVRKDRSLMVGTRLYVPGDEALKREILEEAHCSAFAMHPGSTKMYYTLREHYWWPFMKKGIA